In Pangasianodon hypophthalmus isolate fPanHyp1 chromosome 29, fPanHyp1.pri, whole genome shotgun sequence, one genomic interval encodes:
- the LOC113535304 gene encoding MORN repeat-containing protein 3-like: MRYENGDVYEGEWLRDKPHGQGVLALRNGNSYQGSMKDGKKHGHGRFVYRDRGQVYQGFWVDDALKCGTVCECDRKKTHTPQLHPLPPVMLQDVQAVLKEARSHFCSRKKRINGP; this comes from the coding sequence ATGAGGTAtgagaatggagatgtgtatgaAGGAGAGTGGCTCAGGGATAAACCCCACGGCCAGGGCGTGCTGGCGCTCAGGAACGGGAACAGCTATCAGGGCTCCATGAAGGACGGGAAGAAACATGGACACGGACGCTTTGTCTACAGGGACAGGGGTCAGGTGTACCAGGGCTTCTGGGTAGATGATGCGCTGAAGTGTGGGACGGTGTGTGAGTGCGAcaggaagaaaacacacacaccacagctgcACCCTTTACCCCCGGTGATGCTGCAGGATGTTCAGGCTGTACTGAAGGAGGCACGCAGCCATTTCTGCTCCAGGAAAAAAAGGATTAATGGACCTTAA
- the LOC113535305 gene encoding MORN repeat-containing protein 3-like, whose translation MALIGKLRLAESRWKGLVKRTQRNGLCHTFYSPNGDEYTGEWRGNLRHGQGTQVWKRARAMYEGEWKRDARDGYGKLYKLQPSTKEYLRVYSGTWRNDKKEGFGRCFYSSSARYEGQWVENERSGWGRMRYENGDVYEGEWLRDKPHGQGVLALRNGNSYQGSMKDGKKHGHGRFVYRDRGQVYQGFWVDDALKCGTVCECDRKKTHTPQLHPLPPVMLQDVQAVLKEARDQFKNRINAL comes from the coding sequence ATGGCTTTAATCGGAAAATTAAGGCTCGCAGAGTCCCGCTGGAAAGGTTTGGTTAAAAGGACTCAGAGGAATGGTCTGTGCCACACCTTCTACAGCCCGAACGGGGATGAGTACACCGGAGAGTGGCGGGGTAACCTGAGGCATGGGCAGGGAACTCAGGTGTGGAAGAGAGCCAGAGCCATGTATGAAGGCGAGTGGAAACGGGATGCGCGAGACGGTTACGGGAAGCTCTACAAACTGCAGCCGTCTACTAAAGAATATTTAAGAGTTTATTCAGGGACCTGGAGGAACGATAAGAAGGAGGGGTTTGGGAGATGTTTCTACAGCTCGTCAGCGCGATATGAGGGGCAGTGGGTGGAGAATGAGAGGAGCGGATGGGGGAGGATGAGGTAtgagaatggagatgtgtatgaAGGAGAGTGGCTCAGGGATAAACCCCACGGCCAGGGCGTGCTGGCGCTCAGGAACGGGAACAGCTATCAGGGCTCCATGAAGGACGGGAAGAAACATGGACACGGACGCTTTGTCTACAGGGACAGGGGTCAGGTGTACCAGGGCTTCTGGGTAGATGATGCGCTGAAGTGTGGGACGGTGTGTGAGTGCGAcaggaagaaaacacacacaccacagctgcACCCTTTACCCCCGGTGATGCTGCAGGATGTTCAGGCTGTACTGAAGGAGGCACGCGACCAGTTCAAAAACAGGATTAATGCACTTTAA